From a single Streptomyces sp. 1331.2 genomic region:
- a CDS encoding pyridoxamine 5'-phosphate oxidase family protein, which produces MAHDPRDLDDAMLAFWRERHISTLTTSRPDGTPHVVPVGVTFEPETGTARVITSRTSRKARNVAAAGPEGMRVAVCQVDRARWATLEGVAVVRDEPEQVAEAERRYAERYRPPRVNPDRVVIEIAVDRVLGRG; this is translated from the coding sequence ATGGCCCATGACCCGCGCGACCTCGACGACGCCATGCTCGCCTTCTGGCGCGAGCGGCACATCTCCACGCTGACCACCAGCCGTCCGGACGGCACCCCGCACGTGGTGCCGGTCGGTGTGACCTTCGAGCCGGAGACGGGAACCGCCCGGGTCATCACCAGCCGCACCAGCCGCAAGGCGCGCAACGTCGCCGCGGCCGGGCCGGAGGGCATGCGGGTCGCGGTCTGCCAGGTCGACCGGGCGCGCTGGGCGACCCTGGAGGGCGTCGCGGTCGTCCGCGACGAGCCCGAGCAGGTCGCCGAGGCGGAGCGCCGCTACGCCGAGCGCTACCGCCCGCCGCGGGTCAACCCGGACCGGGTGGTCATCGAGATCGCCGTCGACCGCGTCCTGGGCCGCGGCTGA
- a CDS encoding MBL fold metallo-hydrolase, with the protein MSGHGTNARVDRLVTAGTFELDGGSWEVENNVWIVGDDEEAVVIDAAHDAEAIEAALGGRRLWAIVSTHAHNDHIDAAPALAARTGAPILLHPDDLPLWKLTHPERLPDGELADGQRIEVAGIELTVLHTPGHAPGAVCLYAPALGTVFTGDTLFHGGPGATGRSFSHFPTIIDSIRERLLTLPAETVVRTGHGDPTTIGAEAPALPEWIARGH; encoded by the coding sequence GTGAGCGGGCACGGCACGAACGCCCGGGTCGACCGGCTGGTGACCGCCGGGACCTTCGAACTCGACGGCGGCAGCTGGGAGGTGGAGAACAACGTCTGGATCGTCGGCGACGACGAGGAGGCGGTGGTGATCGACGCCGCGCACGACGCCGAGGCCATCGAGGCCGCGCTCGGCGGCCGGCGGCTGTGGGCGATCGTCTCCACCCACGCGCACAACGACCACATCGACGCGGCCCCGGCCCTCGCCGCCCGGACCGGTGCGCCGATCCTGCTGCACCCGGACGACCTGCCGCTGTGGAAGCTCACCCACCCCGAGCGCCTTCCGGACGGCGAACTGGCCGACGGGCAGCGGATCGAGGTGGCCGGCATCGAGCTGACCGTCCTGCACACCCCGGGCCACGCGCCGGGCGCGGTCTGCCTGTACGCGCCCGCGCTGGGCACCGTCTTCACCGGGGACACCCTGTTCCACGGCGGCCCGGGCGCGACCGGCCGGTCCTTCTCGCACTTCCCGACCATCATCGACTCGATCCGCGAGCGCCTGCTGACGCTCCCGGCCGAGACGGTGGTGCGCACCGGCCACGGCGACCCGACCACCATCGGCGCCGAGGCCCCCGCCCTGCCGGAGTGGATCGCGCGCGGGCACTGA
- a CDS encoding S-(hydroxymethyl)mycothiol dehydrogenase, translating into MPQQVKAVIARAKGAPVEVTTIVVPDPGPGEAVVRIQACGVCHTDLHYREGGINDEFPFLLGHEAAGIVETVGEGVTEVAPGDFVVLNWRAVCGQCRSCRRGRPQYCFDTHNAKQKMTLLDGTELSPALGIGAFAEKTLVAAGQCTKVDPAAEPAVAGLLGCGVMAGIGAAINTGNVGRGDSVAVIGCGGVGGAAVLGSRLAGAAKIIAVDIDDRKLETARTLGATHTVNSRTTDPVEAIRELTGGNGADVVVEAVGRPETYKQAFYARDLAGTVVLVGVPTPEMTLELPLLDVFGRGGALKSSWYGDCLPSRDFPMLIDLYLQGRVDLRAFVSETIELDAVEQAFERMHQGDVLRSVVIL; encoded by the coding sequence ATGCCCCAGCAGGTCAAGGCAGTCATCGCGCGCGCCAAGGGCGCGCCCGTGGAGGTGACCACGATCGTGGTGCCGGACCCGGGCCCGGGCGAGGCGGTGGTCAGGATCCAGGCTTGCGGCGTCTGCCACACCGACCTGCACTACCGCGAGGGCGGCATCAACGACGAGTTCCCGTTCCTGCTCGGCCACGAGGCCGCGGGCATCGTGGAGACGGTCGGCGAGGGCGTCACCGAGGTCGCGCCCGGCGACTTCGTGGTCCTCAACTGGCGTGCGGTGTGCGGCCAGTGCCGGTCCTGTCGGCGCGGGCGCCCGCAGTACTGCTTCGACACCCACAACGCCAAGCAGAAGATGACGCTGCTCGACGGCACCGAACTGTCCCCGGCCCTGGGCATCGGCGCCTTCGCCGAGAAGACCCTGGTCGCGGCCGGCCAGTGCACCAAGGTCGACCCGGCCGCCGAGCCGGCCGTCGCCGGGCTGCTGGGCTGCGGCGTGATGGCGGGCATCGGCGCCGCGATCAACACCGGCAACGTCGGCCGCGGCGACTCGGTCGCGGTCATCGGCTGCGGCGGCGTCGGCGGCGCAGCCGTGCTGGGCTCCCGGCTGGCGGGCGCGGCGAAGATCATCGCCGTGGACATCGACGACCGCAAGCTGGAGACCGCCCGCACGCTCGGCGCCACCCACACCGTCAACTCCCGCACCACCGACCCGGTCGAGGCGATCCGCGAGCTGACCGGCGGCAACGGCGCGGACGTGGTCGTCGAGGCGGTCGGCCGGCCCGAGACCTACAAGCAGGCCTTCTACGCCCGCGACCTGGCCGGCACCGTCGTCCTGGTCGGCGTGCCCACCCCGGAGATGACGCTGGAGCTCCCGCTGCTCGACGTCTTCGGCCGCGGCGGCGCCCTCAAGTCCTCCTGGTACGGCGACTGCCTGCCCTCGCGGGACTTCCCGATGCTGATCGACCTCTACCTCCAGGGCCGCGTGGACCTGCGCGCCTTCGTCAGCGAGACCATCGAACTCGACGCGGTGGAGCAGGCCTTCGAGCGGATGCACCAGGGCGACGTCCTGCGTTCGGTGGTGATCCTGTGA
- a CDS encoding cytochrome P450, translated as MSIENSATGAGTGTAPLPPLHCLRRLEPGPPRLAALPTGTPVWLVSRHADVRQVLTDPRLGRAPLYAPDAPPITVTPNILDDPQSMLNIDGTEHQRLRRTVQRAFTPRAIARWKPWVASVVESLIDELIDHGSPADIVGGYTRPLPVAVISRLMGLDNLDTKRLAHWSDHALSTTAYSAEAIGAAMDEFAAFGAEVIAQRRAEPGDDLVSSLLAAAAEDGSITEAQLVALVIGLVVAGHETTMTSLGNALVYLLHDGREAWQQLASDESSAAAATEQLLRAVPLGDAHEHMPGLLRRTVEDVEIGGVVIPAGSVVAADASSANQDPSVYTGDLSTELFSPLAAPMLTFGAGPHHCLGAWLARMELELALHRLARRLPALRTTEPVERIDWRRGLLTRSPNTLQVAW; from the coding sequence ATGTCCATCGAGAACAGTGCGACCGGCGCCGGAACCGGCACCGCCCCGCTCCCCCCGCTGCACTGCCTGCGCCGCCTGGAGCCCGGGCCGCCCCGGCTCGCCGCGCTGCCCACCGGCACGCCGGTCTGGCTGGTCAGCCGGCACGCCGACGTGCGGCAGGTGCTGACGGATCCGCGCCTGGGCCGTGCTCCGCTCTACGCGCCGGACGCGCCGCCGATCACGGTCACGCCCAACATCCTGGACGACCCGCAGAGCATGCTGAACATCGACGGCACCGAGCACCAGCGGCTGCGCCGCACCGTGCAGCGGGCCTTCACCCCGCGGGCGATCGCCCGTTGGAAGCCGTGGGTGGCGTCGGTCGTCGAGTCCCTGATCGACGAGCTGATCGACCACGGCTCCCCCGCCGACATCGTCGGCGGCTACACCCGCCCGCTGCCGGTCGCGGTGATCAGCCGGCTGATGGGCCTGGACAACCTGGACACCAAGCGGCTCGCGCACTGGAGCGACCACGCGCTCTCCACCACCGCCTACAGCGCCGAGGCGATCGGCGCCGCGATGGACGAGTTCGCCGCCTTCGGCGCCGAGGTGATCGCCCAGCGCCGCGCCGAGCCCGGCGACGACCTGGTCAGCAGCCTGCTCGCGGCCGCCGCCGAGGACGGCTCGATCACCGAGGCGCAGCTGGTCGCGCTGGTCATCGGCCTGGTCGTGGCCGGCCACGAGACCACCATGACCAGCCTCGGCAACGCCCTGGTCTACCTGCTCCACGACGGCCGCGAGGCCTGGCAGCAGCTCGCCTCCGACGAGTCCAGCGCCGCCGCCGCGACCGAGCAGCTGCTGCGCGCCGTCCCGCTCGGCGACGCCCACGAGCACATGCCCGGACTGCTGCGCCGCACCGTGGAGGACGTGGAGATCGGCGGGGTGGTGATCCCGGCCGGCAGCGTGGTGGCGGCCGACGCCAGCTCCGCCAACCAGGACCCGTCGGTCTACACCGGGGACCTGAGCACCGAGCTGTTCTCCCCGCTGGCCGCGCCGATGCTGACCTTCGGGGCCGGGCCGCACCACTGCCTGGGCGCCTGGCTGGCCCGGATGGAACTGGAGCTCGCCCTGCACCGGCTGGCCCGCCGGCTGCCCGCCCTGCGGACGACCGAGCCGGTCGAGCGGATCGACTGGCGGCGCGGCCTGCTCACCCGCAGCCCGAACACCCTCCAGGTGGCCTGGTGA
- a CDS encoding ferredoxin yields the protein MTGRADTEPVVVRVDRDRCIGSGMCARSAPGSLALGADGLAAPLAAYADGGAELTEELTEAVDFCPVEALTLHAARGGYRIDPAD from the coding sequence GTGACCGGCCGGGCCGACACCGAGCCGGTGGTGGTCCGGGTCGACCGGGACCGCTGCATCGGCTCCGGGATGTGCGCGCGCAGCGCGCCCGGCTCGCTGGCCCTCGGCGCCGACGGACTGGCCGCCCCGCTGGCCGCGTACGCCGACGGCGGTGCGGAGTTGACGGAGGAACTGACCGAGGCGGTGGACTTCTGCCCGGTCGAGGCGCTCACCCTGCACGCGGCCCGCGGGGGCTACCGGATCGACCCGGCGGACTGA
- a CDS encoding MFS transporter has product MTDAEALAPTDTSAPPAAHRWSPVLAMALATFTVVSAEMMPVGLLTPMSHSLGVSDGVTGLSLTITGLIAAVLSPFAPMLVGLRDRRTVLVAFMLLLGLANALTALAPDFAVLALGRVLLGAAMGIVWGLAAGLGPRLADRSRLPLAMTLIFSGVSVASVLGVPLGTYLAALLDWRAAFWALALLAVASAAVLAATLPALPVHGRGRPGSLAGALRHRGVAVGLAITAFVVLGHFVGYTYVRPVLETDAGLGNGVIAACLLVYGLAGVAGNFTLGPLSGRRPRTAVLLALAGVTLAAALLPYATGGLATVLLVLVVWGASYGGVSVSTQTWVRTADPARIEASAAVWAGVFNASIAVGSLAGGLVVDHAGTHAVLGTAAALTAAGLLLAARSRPGAGRRG; this is encoded by the coding sequence ATGACAGACGCCGAAGCCCTTGCTCCCACCGACACCTCCGCCCCGCCGGCCGCCCACCGCTGGTCGCCGGTCCTGGCCATGGCCCTCGCCACCTTCACCGTGGTCTCCGCCGAGATGATGCCGGTCGGCCTGCTCACCCCGATGTCCCACAGCCTCGGCGTCTCCGACGGCGTCACCGGCCTCTCCCTCACCATCACCGGCCTGATCGCGGCCGTCCTCTCCCCCTTCGCCCCCATGCTCGTCGGGCTGCGCGACCGCAGGACCGTCCTGGTCGCCTTCATGCTGCTGCTCGGCCTCGCCAACGCCCTGACCGCCCTCGCCCCGGACTTCGCCGTCCTCGCCCTCGGACGCGTCCTGCTCGGCGCAGCGATGGGCATCGTCTGGGGCCTCGCCGCCGGCCTCGGCCCGCGCCTCGCCGACCGTTCGCGCCTCCCCCTGGCCATGACGCTGATCTTCTCCGGCGTCTCCGTCGCCTCCGTCCTCGGCGTCCCGCTGGGCACCTACCTCGCCGCCCTGCTCGACTGGCGCGCCGCGTTCTGGGCCCTCGCCCTGCTCGCCGTCGCCTCCGCCGCCGTCCTCGCCGCCACCCTGCCCGCCCTGCCGGTCCACGGCCGCGGACGGCCGGGCAGCCTCGCCGGTGCCCTGCGCCACCGCGGCGTCGCCGTCGGGCTCGCGATCACCGCGTTCGTCGTGCTCGGCCACTTCGTCGGCTACACCTATGTCCGTCCCGTCCTCGAAACCGACGCGGGCCTGGGCAACGGCGTCATCGCCGCCTGTCTGCTGGTGTACGGACTGGCGGGCGTCGCCGGGAACTTCACCCTCGGCCCGCTGTCCGGACGCCGCCCCAGGACGGCCGTCCTCCTCGCCCTCGCCGGCGTCACCCTCGCCGCCGCCCTGCTCCCGTACGCCACCGGCGGCCTCGCCACCGTGCTGCTCGTCCTGGTGGTCTGGGGCGCCTCGTACGGCGGGGTGTCGGTCTCCACCCAGACCTGGGTGCGCACCGCCGACCCGGCCAGGATCGAGGCCTCGGCGGCGGTCTGGGCAGGCGTCTTCAACGCGAGCATCGCCGTCGGCTCGCTGGCCGGCGGGCTGGTCGTCGACCACGCCGGGACCCACGCCGTCCTGGGCACTGCGGCGGCCCTGACCGCCGCCGGGCTGCTGCTCGCCGCCCGCTCCCGGCCGGGCGCCGGTCGGCGGGGGTGA
- a CDS encoding LysR family transcriptional regulator, giving the protein MERPTPGEAGPGPHGLPVLPELPLQELECFAVLVEQLHFGRTAQRLGLSQSRVSQLVKRLENRVGAPLFRRTSRRVESTELGRALAEQVVPAFARLREGFAEARARAATARPLRLGFQCAVYEPVARAIARLPEGAARLVELPWSDPFSQLARGEVDLAIVLAPCREPGLEVLLEFSRQPVYLAVSAAQVPVGAGGVSGEELAALPLIEPRGPAPEYWREANAPRRTPGGRELAYAAGAVTLQEGLSMVAGTRRGLLLCERSTTYLQRPDVRFLPVPELGPTSLEVVQHQRRPHPLAEAFVELLVKHVD; this is encoded by the coding sequence GTGGAACGACCGACGCCAGGCGAGGCGGGCCCCGGGCCCCACGGGCTTCCGGTGCTTCCCGAGTTGCCGTTGCAGGAGCTGGAGTGCTTCGCCGTCCTCGTCGAGCAGTTGCACTTCGGGCGGACGGCGCAGCGCCTGGGCCTGTCCCAGAGCCGGGTCTCGCAGCTGGTCAAGCGTCTGGAGAACCGGGTCGGTGCCCCGCTGTTCCGGCGGACCAGCCGGCGGGTCGAGTCGACCGAGCTGGGGCGGGCGCTGGCCGAGCAGGTGGTGCCCGCCTTCGCCCGGCTCCGGGAGGGCTTCGCCGAGGCCCGGGCCCGGGCGGCGACCGCCCGGCCGCTGCGGCTGGGCTTCCAGTGCGCGGTGTACGAGCCGGTGGCCCGGGCGATCGCGCGCCTGCCGGAGGGTGCCGCCCGGCTGGTCGAACTGCCCTGGTCGGACCCGTTCTCCCAGCTCGCCCGGGGCGAGGTCGACCTGGCCATCGTGCTCGCCCCCTGCCGGGAGCCGGGCTTGGAGGTGCTGCTGGAGTTCTCCCGGCAGCCGGTGTACCTGGCGGTCTCGGCCGCGCAGGTGCCGGTCGGGGCGGGCGGCGTGAGCGGCGAGGAGCTGGCCGCGCTGCCGCTGATCGAGCCGCGCGGCCCGGCGCCCGAGTACTGGCGGGAGGCGAACGCGCCCCGGCGGACGCCCGGCGGGCGGGAGTTGGCGTACGCGGCGGGTGCCGTCACCCTCCAGGAGGGCCTGTCGATGGTGGCCGGCACCCGCCGGGGGCTGCTGCTGTGCGAGCGCAGCACGACGTACCTCCAGCGGCCGGACGTCCGCTTCCTGCCGGTGCCGGAACTGGGGCCGACCAGCCTGGAGGTGGTGCAGCACCAGCGGCGGCCGCACCCGTTGGCGGAGGCCTTCGTCGAGTTGCTGGTCAAGCACGTCGACTGA
- a CDS encoding phosphotransferase family protein, whose amino-acid sequence MQSTSSRTVTVDLTHGDEYFGQLGPFGVDSPWWSSVAEVVARATEESGVPVLVARLVEGHGGTPGSGGRVRYHAEALERPGGLDPRVPDGDTAARLGPAERRAAWATPGGLREALAWAESALARAGRPQAGPARQIRTWNLSGLFRLPVAGGADAWLKTTTPAFNAAEGAVIRLFADADPTLVPTVLAADPAAGRLLLDHVPGEDGWGPSAETVAEVVPRLVAAQAALADGPAAAAGLRDRTPGALLAGLAALADRLPEETDLSAGERAAVRALIAELPVQIAELVACGLPETALHGDFHPGNWRSDGSRPATVIDFADACLGHPALDGLRPRAYLSPEAWQHHTEVWAQAWRRHAPGSDPLRALELAEPLYHLSYALRYQEFLDHIEPSERPYHAGDPAAELRAALACAGARGRA is encoded by the coding sequence ATGCAGAGCACGAGCAGCCGGACCGTGACGGTCGATCTCACCCATGGCGACGAGTACTTCGGGCAGCTGGGGCCCTTCGGGGTGGACAGCCCCTGGTGGTCCTCCGTGGCGGAGGTGGTGGCGCGGGCGACGGAGGAGTCCGGTGTGCCGGTGCTCGTGGCGCGGCTGGTCGAGGGGCACGGTGGAACCCCGGGCAGCGGTGGGCGGGTGCGCTACCACGCCGAGGCGCTGGAGCGGCCCGGGGGCCTCGACCCCCGTGTGCCGGACGGCGACACGGCCGCCCGGCTGGGCCCGGCCGAACGGCGTGCCGCCTGGGCCACGCCCGGCGGCCTGCGCGAGGCGCTGGCCTGGGCGGAGTCGGCACTCGCCCGGGCGGGGCGCCCGCAGGCCGGGCCGGCCCGGCAGATCCGGACCTGGAACCTGTCCGGCCTCTTCCGCCTCCCGGTGGCCGGGGGCGCCGACGCCTGGCTGAAGACCACCACACCGGCCTTCAACGCCGCCGAGGGTGCGGTCATCCGGCTGTTCGCCGACGCCGATCCGACGCTCGTCCCGACCGTCCTCGCCGCCGACCCGGCGGCCGGCCGGCTGCTGCTCGACCACGTGCCCGGCGAGGACGGCTGGGGCCCGTCCGCCGAGACCGTCGCCGAGGTGGTGCCCCGGCTGGTGGCCGCCCAGGCGGCGCTCGCCGACGGCCCGGCCGCTGCCGCCGGACTGCGCGACCGCACGCCCGGTGCGCTGCTCGCCGGGCTGGCGGCGCTCGCGGACCGGCTCCCCGAGGAGACCGACCTGAGCGCCGGGGAACGGGCCGCCGTCCGCGCTCTCATCGCCGAACTTCCCGTTCAGATAGCGGAGTTGGTGGCCTGCGGCCTGCCCGAGACGGCGCTGCACGGCGACTTCCACCCCGGCAACTGGCGCTCCGACGGCAGCCGCCCGGCCACCGTGATCGACTTCGCCGACGCCTGCCTCGGCCATCCCGCGCTGGACGGGCTGCGCCCGCGCGCCTACCTCTCGCCGGAGGCCTGGCAGCACCACACCGAAGTGTGGGCGCAGGCCTGGCGCCGGCACGCCCCCGGCTCGGACCCGCTGCGCGCCCTGGAGCTGGCCGAGCCGCTGTACCACCTGTCGTACGCGCTGCGGTACCAGGAGTTCCTGGATCACATCGAGCCGAGCGAACGCCCGTACCACGCCGGCGATCCGGCCGCCGAGCTGCGCGCCGCCCTGGCCTGCGCCGGGGCGCGGGGCCGCGCATAG
- a CDS encoding PhzF family phenazine biosynthesis protein — translation MTDDASTNAAAAAEPAILRYAAFAARPEGGNPAGVVLDATGLTEQRMLAVAAEVGYSETAFLTAGATEGAYRVRYFSPLAEVPFCGHATVASAVALAERTGPGRYVFTTAAGDVPVEVERGADGLLRATLTSVEPKVEDVPAADVEQALALLGWSAADLDPALPPRIAYAGARHLVLAAGTRSRLARLDYDFDGLADFMRARDLVTLQLVWREAAEVFHVRDPFPVGGVVEDPATGAAAAAFGAYLRELGAVAAPVVLTLHQGEDLGRPGVLSVELRAEDARVRVSGTAVAIG, via the coding sequence ATGACTGACGACGCCTCCACTAACGCCGCTGCCGCCGCCGAGCCCGCGATCCTCCGCTACGCCGCCTTCGCCGCCCGCCCCGAGGGCGGGAACCCGGCGGGCGTCGTCCTCGACGCCACCGGGCTGACCGAGCAGCGGATGCTCGCCGTCGCCGCCGAGGTGGGCTACTCCGAGACCGCCTTCCTGACCGCGGGGGCGACGGAAGGGGCGTACCGGGTACGGTACTTCAGCCCGCTCGCCGAGGTGCCGTTCTGCGGGCACGCGACGGTCGCCTCTGCCGTCGCCCTGGCCGAGCGCACCGGCCCCGGGCGGTACGTCTTCACGACGGCGGCCGGGGACGTCCCGGTCGAGGTCGAGCGCGGCGCGGACGGGCTGCTGCGGGCCACCCTCACCAGCGTAGAGCCGAAGGTCGAGGACGTCCCGGCGGCCGACGTCGAGCAGGCGCTCGCCCTGCTCGGCTGGTCCGCCGCCGACCTGGACCCGGCCCTGCCGCCGCGGATCGCCTACGCGGGCGCCCGGCACCTCGTCCTCGCCGCCGGCACCCGCAGCCGACTGGCCCGGCTCGACTACGACTTCGACGGCCTGGCGGACTTCATGCGGGCCCGCGACCTGGTCACCCTCCAACTCGTCTGGCGCGAGGCCGCCGAGGTCTTCCACGTCCGCGACCCGTTCCCGGTCGGCGGCGTGGTCGAGGACCCGGCCACCGGCGCGGCCGCGGCCGCCTTCGGCGCCTACCTGCGCGAGCTGGGCGCGGTGGCGGCTCCGGTGGTGCTGACGCTGCACCAGGGCGAGGACCTGGGCCGGCCCGGCGTGCTGAGCGTCGAACTCCGGGCGGAGGACGCCCGGGTACGGGTCTCCGGCACGGCGGTCGCGATCGGGTGA
- a CDS encoding DUF5937 family protein, with protein MSVTIDITGLPDERLLFTPSPLAELNAMLHVLAEPAHHPALHGWASSTTATIPPELSERLLEADFLWRSSRADFLVPGLPGATLADELDAVDRIDDELYVTGALITTCGSSRLARAASPLTDPAANERARELALARGPRQAAFADRLLADPPAVRALVRRMLEDCESAFFADAWRRVLPALAADARHKADLLAHRGAAEAVAALSPAVGLEQGEDGRRRIVIDKLQDNATSAVDNGGVTFIPTVFGRPHLLVVHAAGWRPVLQYPAAEADLPEPVSLALVQQRLEALAHPVRLRLVRTMARGPHTTGELAAAWQLSAPEVSRHLAVLRKAGLLTTERRGRYMLYQLDLAGSARLGSDFLEAVLR; from the coding sequence GTGAGTGTGACCATCGACATCACCGGCCTGCCCGACGAGCGCCTGCTCTTCACGCCGTCCCCGCTCGCCGAGCTGAACGCCATGCTGCACGTGCTCGCCGAGCCCGCGCACCACCCCGCGCTGCACGGCTGGGCGAGCAGCACCACCGCCACGATCCCGCCGGAGCTGTCCGAGCGGCTGCTGGAGGCCGACTTCCTCTGGCGCTCCTCGCGCGCCGACTTCCTCGTCCCCGGTCTGCCCGGCGCCACCCTCGCCGACGAACTCGACGCCGTCGACCGGATCGACGACGAGCTGTACGTCACCGGAGCCCTCATCACCACCTGCGGCTCCTCCCGGCTCGCCCGCGCAGCCTCCCCGCTCACCGACCCCGCCGCCAACGAGCGCGCCCGCGAACTCGCCCTCGCCCGCGGCCCCCGGCAGGCCGCCTTCGCCGACCGGCTGCTCGCCGACCCGCCCGCCGTCCGGGCCCTGGTGCGGCGGATGCTGGAGGACTGCGAGTCCGCGTTCTTCGCCGACGCCTGGCGGCGCGTCCTGCCCGCCCTCGCCGCCGACGCCCGGCACAAGGCCGACCTGCTCGCCCACCGCGGCGCCGCCGAGGCCGTCGCCGCCCTGTCGCCGGCCGTCGGCCTCGAACAGGGCGAGGACGGGCGGCGCCGGATCGTCATCGACAAGCTGCAGGACAACGCCACCAGCGCGGTCGACAACGGCGGCGTCACCTTCATCCCCACCGTCTTCGGCCGCCCCCACCTGCTCGTCGTCCACGCCGCCGGCTGGCGGCCCGTCCTCCAGTACCCGGCCGCCGAGGCCGACCTGCCCGAGCCGGTCTCGCTGGCCCTCGTCCAGCAGCGTCTGGAGGCACTCGCCCACCCCGTCCGGCTGCGCCTCGTCCGCACCATGGCCCGCGGCCCGCACACCACCGGCGAACTGGCCGCCGCCTGGCAGCTCAGCGCGCCCGAGGTCTCCCGCCACCTGGCGGTGCTGCGCAAGGCCGGGCTGCTCACCACGGAGCGGCGCGGGCGGTACATGCTCTACCAGCTCGACCTGGCGGGCAGTGCCCGGCTCGGGTCGGACTTCCTGGAGGCGGTGCTGCGGTGA
- a CDS encoding MFS transporter: MSLIQEKSVHDHAAVRDGLSPAPPIGAGRRGPAALLGLLGSAGQSLRLLTAAGGPRYAVALAVDAVGGGMLRPFLLLYGVGMLHLGAGAVGLALSAGMVAGLLVVPLTGRWIDRGARTLPAAVTLLLRAAGALALLLADGLAGFTAAAVLFGVGSQSWPTTHAAVVSTLTEGRHRDAALAAGRAVRNAGLGAGALLATVAVSGGAGAIRLLAGVTGAACLSAACLVGSLRVRAAQTAQPGTSQERREPLRRITLLSLANLPYAFCFDVLEVALPALLVLQLHASPAWSSGLFVGNTVLVIALQLALVLRLADRSRRAVLAASGALLAVSYLGFWAAGALGGTSGAAGVAVVSVLYTLGEILYTGSGTALVAAVAPPHLIGRALARWELSMGVGRAAAPAVLTALPAAGPAALWVPLAAATALGALAVLRLGPAR; the protein is encoded by the coding sequence ATGAGCCTGATCCAGGAGAAGTCCGTCCATGACCACGCCGCCGTCCGCGACGGCCTGTCGCCCGCCCCGCCGATCGGCGCCGGCCGCCGGGGCCCGGCCGCGCTGCTCGGACTGCTCGGCTCGGCCGGGCAGTCGCTGCGCCTGCTGACCGCTGCCGGCGGGCCCCGGTACGCCGTCGCGCTGGCGGTGGACGCGGTGGGCGGCGGGATGCTGCGGCCGTTCCTGCTGCTGTACGGGGTCGGGATGCTGCATCTGGGAGCGGGTGCGGTCGGTCTGGCGCTGTCGGCGGGGATGGTCGCGGGTCTGCTGGTGGTGCCGCTGACCGGCCGTTGGATCGACCGCGGTGCCCGCACCCTGCCCGCCGCCGTCACGCTGCTGCTGCGGGCGGCCGGTGCGCTGGCGCTGCTGCTCGCGGACGGCCTGGCGGGGTTCACGGCGGCCGCGGTGCTGTTCGGGGTGGGCAGCCAGTCCTGGCCGACCACGCACGCGGCGGTGGTGAGCACGCTGACCGAGGGGCGGCACCGGGACGCGGCGCTGGCCGCCGGTCGGGCGGTGCGCAATGCGGGGCTGGGCGCGGGCGCACTGCTGGCCACCGTGGCGGTGTCCGGTGGGGCGGGCGCGATCCGGCTGCTGGCCGGGGTGACCGGCGCGGCCTGCCTGAGCGCGGCCTGCCTGGTCGGCTCGCTGCGGGTAAGGGCTGCGCAGACGGCGCAGCCCGGCACGTCGCAGGAGCGGCGCGAGCCGCTGCGCCGGATCACCCTGCTGAGCCTGGCCAACCTGCCGTACGCGTTCTGCTTCGACGTGCTGGAGGTGGCGCTGCCGGCGCTGCTGGTGCTGCAGCTGCACGCCTCCCCGGCCTGGTCCTCGGGCCTGTTCGTGGGCAACACGGTGCTGGTGATCGCCCTGCAGCTGGCGCTGGTGCTGCGGCTGGCGGACCGTTCGCGGCGGGCCGTCCTGGCTGCCTCGGGGGCGCTGCTGGCGGTCTCGTACCTGGGCTTCTGGGCGGCCGGGGCGCTCGGCGGCACGTCGGGGGCGGCGGGGGTCGCGGTGGTCTCGGTGCTGTACACGCTGGGTGAGATCCTCTACACCGGCTCGGGTACGGCGCTGGTGGCGGCGGTCGCCCCGCCGCACCTGATCGGGCGGGCACTGGCGCGCTGGGAGCTGTCGATGGGCGTGGGCCGGGCGGCCGCTCCGGCCGTGCTGACCGCGCTGCCGGCCGCCGGCCCGGCCGCGCTGTGGGTGCCGCTCGCGGCCGCCACCGCGCTGGGGGCGCTGGCGGTGCTGCGGCTGGGCCCGGCGCGGTAG